One stretch of Novosphingobium pentaromativorans US6-1 DNA includes these proteins:
- a CDS encoding diguanylate cyclase, producing MSLLLLAWAGLASAAPVGHEFPIGSTCFASGTLQTSYREIAQDRSRWTCQPGGASIVGQRSFVRFDMHGRKAIENPVLTTRLTLFSAMRVTAIGTSGEIRSLAFGRDDMAFATDDWLMRVALPRLSQPVASYVAEFDLPRHVGVLTAASVGPAPRAMDVGRSELVIAWLCGLLCVPLVLNFAFFRVLRQRFVLWHAAAVLFMLIQTVVSSGLINRFVSLSMMELSVLSAGSWGMAITTASLFISDLIEPGKLDRIQVTMLRWLGPWVIAWSYIYLFAADPIRPLSAQGYLASYVPVILVFAWAFMTAASRGSRAILFQIVAWAPMMLTGALRILSALGLFEVPIELMLEQHISIGFEVVVTSIGVADRFMAIKRQRDHALAHTKILEGLAARDPLTGLYNRRGIEERFDDLTEEGFATMALLDLDHFKVINDTMGHATGDAVLQAVAVALGADEDTLAVRIGGEEFLLLLRGKDGPERAERRRKSIPARIAAEIPGLDRLVTASMGMVTCTSPVRFSELYSRCDHLLYEAKAAGRNRTEREVLTPQPLRETGATVVNLR from the coding sequence CGCGCTGGACTTGCCAGCCCGGCGGCGCCTCCATCGTCGGCCAGCGATCCTTCGTCCGCTTCGACATGCACGGGCGCAAGGCCATCGAAAACCCGGTGCTGACCACACGCCTGACGCTGTTTTCGGCCATGCGCGTCACTGCCATCGGCACCAGCGGTGAAATCCGCAGCCTCGCTTTCGGCCGCGATGACATGGCTTTCGCGACCGATGACTGGCTCATGCGCGTGGCCCTGCCCCGCCTGTCGCAGCCGGTCGCCTCCTATGTCGCCGAGTTCGACCTGCCCCGCCACGTGGGAGTCCTGACCGCCGCGAGCGTCGGCCCTGCCCCCAGGGCCATGGATGTCGGACGCTCGGAGCTGGTCATCGCCTGGCTGTGCGGCCTGCTGTGCGTTCCCCTCGTCCTGAACTTCGCGTTCTTCCGCGTCCTGCGCCAGCGCTTCGTGCTCTGGCATGCGGCGGCAGTGCTGTTCATGCTCATCCAGACCGTCGTCAGCAGCGGCCTCATCAACCGCTTCGTCTCGCTATCGATGATGGAACTGAGCGTCCTGTCGGCGGGCAGTTGGGGCATGGCGATAACCACCGCATCGCTGTTCATCAGCGACCTGATCGAACCGGGCAAGCTCGACCGTATCCAGGTTACCATGCTGCGCTGGCTGGGCCCCTGGGTCATCGCCTGGAGCTACATCTATCTCTTCGCGGCCGATCCGATCCGGCCGCTCTCGGCCCAGGGGTATCTGGCGAGCTACGTCCCTGTGATACTGGTCTTCGCATGGGCCTTCATGACCGCGGCCAGCCGCGGCAGCCGGGCGATCCTGTTCCAGATCGTCGCCTGGGCGCCGATGATGCTGACCGGCGCCCTGCGCATCCTTTCCGCCCTCGGCCTGTTCGAAGTGCCGATCGAACTGATGCTCGAGCAGCACATCTCGATCGGCTTCGAAGTCGTGGTCACCTCGATCGGCGTGGCCGACCGCTTCATGGCGATCAAGCGTCAGCGCGACCATGCACTGGCCCATACCAAGATCCTCGAAGGTCTGGCTGCGCGCGATCCGCTGACCGGCCTCTATAACCGGCGCGGAATCGAGGAACGCTTCGACGACCTGACTGAAGAGGGCTTTGCCACGATGGCCCTGCTCGACCTCGATCACTTCAAGGTGATCAACGACACCATGGGCCATGCCACCGGCGATGCCGTGCTGCAGGCGGTCGCCGTCGCGCTCGGGGCTGACGAGGACACCCTGGCGGTGCGCATCGGCGGCGAGGAATTCCTCCTTCTCCTGCGCGGCAAGGACGGTCCCGAACGCGCGGAACGCCGCCGCAAGTCGATCCCGGCCCGCATCGCCGCCGAGATACCCGGCCTCGACCGCCTGGTAACCGCGAGCATGGGCATGGTGACCTGCACTTCGCCGGTGCGGTTCTCTGAACTCTACAGCCGCTGCGACCACCTGCTTTACGAGGCCAAGGCGGCAGGCCGGAACCGGACCGAACGCGAGGTCCTGACCCCGCAGCCCCTGCGCGAGACCGGCGCGACCGTGGTCAACTTGCGCTGA
- a CDS encoding acyl-CoA thioesterase → MSDRFTCTFTAEAEHIDVMGHVNNAVWVQWMEAIATAHWEADALPEHQERYAWVVTRHEIDYRGNIREGESVTAETFIPDGPSGARFDRCVDFRNAKGKVIVSARTTWAMIDIASGRIMRVPAEVVDCFSAS, encoded by the coding sequence TTGAGCGACCGGTTTACCTGCACCTTTACCGCCGAGGCCGAACACATCGACGTGATGGGCCACGTCAACAACGCGGTCTGGGTGCAGTGGATGGAAGCGATTGCGACCGCCCACTGGGAGGCCGATGCACTGCCCGAACACCAGGAGCGTTATGCCTGGGTCGTGACCCGCCACGAGATCGACTATCGCGGCAATATCCGCGAAGGCGAAAGCGTGACCGCGGAGACTTTCATTCCCGATGGGCCGAGCGGCGCGCGTTTCGACCGCTGCGTCGACTTTCGCAATGCCAAGGGCAAGGTGATCGTATCGGCGCGCACGACATGGGCGATGATCGATATTGCCAGCGGCCGGATCATGCGGGTTCCGGCTGAAGTGGTCGACTGCTTCAGCGCAAGTTGA